The following coding sequences lie in one Gemmatimonadota bacterium genomic window:
- a CDS encoding M14 family metallopeptidase, producing MSRPLQSALPTALALLSLLAPGAAAQIPSPESVLGHRVGEDFFLATFEESLAYFQRLDAASDRLELRQVGVSSFGRPTYVALISSAANLQALERHLETARRLAHPEGLSDEEARRLSRDGKTVVWIDGGLHATEVAHAQHTMQLAYDLVTGDDDPEIANILENVILILWPSINPDGQTMVAEWYRSNLGTSYEVAPTPFLYQKYIGHDNNRDGYMINQIESRTVTRVAREFEPQVLYNHHQSSPFPTRIWIPPFAEPVSPYVHPLMWRTVNLIGMSMATALEERGQKGATHMGTGFDNWYPGFMDHANNFHNVVSLLTETALYRYATPHFYTIDDFPARTRDLRPQSLYSSPWEGGWWHLRDAVDYMLTASISVLDVAAKYRSDILYNRYQAGRDVRAQYAATPPYAYFIPQDQDDPVAAVELLRRLAFNGIEISRLSRAATVDGVSHAAGTWVIAMDQEFGNFVRQLFDVQEYPDLREYPDGPPDQPYDVSGWTLPYQMGVHVVEAATPLTPEVRSALEPVSGEATPWDAEVADAAPFDSPTGVGFDSNPVAAGILPPDGRITGGGNAVAIDARQNNAFRLLNRAWASGAQVRFQGGTAGEEGAPGRSGRFLVSGFSGVEAAARDLHVQATRAGSAGPVVQKPRIGLYRPWDASMDEGWTRWVLERFDFDFQSVYNADILAGELRDRYDVLLFADMSGDDIMEGFATGSVPGRYAGGLGSEGVRAIDAFVRAGGTLVTLNNSALWAIEQLHLPVKNVIADVARNEFFMSGSIVEMTVDPAHPLMSGMSNPAAVVVGRSPVFTTEEGFEGSVFAKYPEEGSPLLSGYLLGEEHLQGFAAGVDVRHGSGHVVLLGMKPQWRGQPFGNFRILFNAALYTQAVAGETPDTSGFWTAPEIMEDTATAENGRSRR from the coding sequence ATGTCACGCCCGCTCCAGTCCGCCCTCCCGACCGCCTTGGCTCTGCTCTCCCTGCTCGCCCCCGGAGCCGCAGCCCAGATCCCCTCGCCCGAGTCGGTGCTGGGGCACCGCGTCGGAGAGGACTTCTTCCTGGCCACCTTCGAGGAGTCGCTGGCGTACTTCCAGCGCCTGGACGCCGCCAGCGACCGCCTGGAGCTCCGGCAGGTGGGCGTCAGCTCGTTCGGCCGCCCGACCTACGTGGCCCTCATCTCGAGCGCGGCCAACCTGCAGGCGCTGGAGCGTCACCTGGAGACGGCCCGACGGCTGGCCCACCCGGAGGGGCTGAGCGACGAGGAGGCCCGCCGACTGTCCCGTGACGGCAAGACCGTGGTCTGGATCGACGGCGGCCTCCATGCCACCGAGGTCGCGCACGCGCAGCATACCATGCAGCTCGCCTACGATCTCGTGACCGGCGATGACGATCCCGAGATCGCCAACATCCTCGAGAACGTCATCCTGATCCTCTGGCCCTCCATCAATCCGGACGGGCAGACGATGGTGGCGGAGTGGTATCGCTCCAACCTGGGCACCTCGTACGAGGTGGCTCCCACGCCGTTCCTCTACCAGAAGTACATCGGGCACGACAACAACCGGGACGGCTACATGATCAACCAGATCGAGTCCCGCACCGTCACCCGGGTGGCCCGTGAGTTCGAGCCGCAGGTGTTGTACAACCACCATCAGAGCTCGCCCTTCCCCACCCGCATCTGGATCCCGCCCTTCGCGGAACCGGTCAGCCCCTATGTGCACCCCCTGATGTGGCGCACCGTGAACCTGATCGGCATGTCGATGGCGACCGCGTTGGAGGAGCGCGGACAGAAGGGCGCCACCCACATGGGCACCGGGTTCGACAACTGGTACCCGGGATTCATGGACCACGCCAACAACTTCCACAACGTGGTCTCGCTGCTCACCGAGACGGCCCTCTACCGCTACGCCACTCCGCACTTCTACACGATCGACGACTTCCCGGCCCGCACCCGGGACCTCCGGCCTCAGTCGCTCTACTCCAGCCCCTGGGAGGGTGGCTGGTGGCACCTGCGGGACGCGGTCGACTACATGCTGACGGCCTCGATCTCGGTGCTGGACGTGGCCGCCAAGTACCGGTCCGACATCCTCTACAACCGGTACCAGGCGGGGCGGGATGTGCGGGCCCAGTACGCAGCCACCCCGCCCTACGCGTATTTCATCCCCCAGGACCAGGACGACCCGGTGGCCGCCGTGGAGCTGCTGCGTCGGCTGGCGTTCAACGGCATCGAGATCTCGCGGCTGTCGCGGGCAGCGACGGTGGACGGTGTCTCGCACGCGGCCGGGACCTGGGTGATCGCCATGGACCAGGAGTTCGGCAACTTCGTCCGCCAGCTCTTCGACGTGCAGGAGTATCCGGATCTGCGGGAGTATCCGGACGGCCCCCCCGACCAGCCCTACGACGTGTCGGGGTGGACGCTGCCCTATCAGATGGGAGTCCATGTGGTCGAGGCCGCTACGCCTCTCACCCCGGAGGTCCGCTCCGCCCTGGAGCCCGTCTCCGGTGAGGCCACGCCGTGGGACGCGGAGGTGGCGGACGCCGCCCCCTTCGATTCACCGACCGGAGTGGGGTTCGACTCCAACCCGGTCGCCGCGGGCATCCTGCCGCCCGACGGCCGCATCACGGGTGGCGGCAACGCAGTGGCGATCGACGCTCGCCAGAACAACGCGTTTCGCCTGCTCAACCGGGCCTGGGCCAGCGGTGCCCAGGTGCGCTTCCAGGGCGGCACGGCGGGGGAGGAGGGCGCCCCCGGGCGGAGTGGTCGCTTCCTGGTGAGCGGGTTCTCCGGCGTGGAGGCGGCCGCCCGCGACCTGCACGTGCAGGCGACCCGGGCCGGCTCGGCGGGACCGGTGGTGCAGAAGCCCCGCATCGGGCTGTATCGACCCTGGGACGCCAGCATGGACGAGGGCTGGACGCGCTGGGTGCTGGAGCGCTTCGACTTCGACTTCCAGAGCGTCTACAACGCCGACATCCTGGCCGGTGAGCTGCGCGACCGCTACGACGTCTTGCTCTTCGCCGACATGTCGGGAGACGACATCATGGAGGGCTTCGCGACCGGATCGGTGCCCGGCCGCTACGCGGGTGGTCTGGGAAGCGAAGGCGTGCGGGCCATCGACGCCTTCGTGCGGGCTGGTGGCACGCTGGTGACGCTCAACAACAGCGCCCTCTGGGCCATCGAACAGCTCCATCTTCCGGTGAAGAACGTGATTGCCGACGTAGCCCGCAACGAGTTCTTCATGAGCGGCTCCATCGTGGAGATGACGGTCGATCCCGCGCACCCGCTCATGTCAGGGATGTCCAATCCGGCAGCGGTGGTGGTGGGCAGGAGTCCCGTGTTCACGACCGAGGAGGGCTTCGAGGGCTCGGTGTTCGCCAAGTACCCCGAGGAGGGCTCACCCCTGCTGTCTGGCTACCTCCTCGGTGAGGAGCACCTGCAGGGGTTCGCGGCTGGAGTGGACGTGCGGCACGGCAGCGGACACGTGGTGCTGCTGGGGATGAAGCCGCAGTGGCGGGGCCAGCCCTTCGGCAACTTCCGCATCCTCTTCAACGCGGCCCTCTACACGCAGGCGGTGGCTGGCGAGACGCCGGACACCTCGGGATTCTGGACCGCGCCCGAGATCATGGAGGACACGGCCACCGCAGAGAACGGGCGGAGTCGCCGGTAG